The Gemmatimonadaceae bacterium genome has a segment encoding these proteins:
- a CDS encoding cyclase family protein → MKIPAVPDAPPNDRALHDISILLRPGTPEWPGDTPYDCRWTARRAGGSSVNLSCISGSPHVGTHADAPLHVQDGWPASHQLPLEAFVGRCRVVDVTLSDGPLDVAQLGLADGERVQRLLLQTGRCIAAGAFPERWPALATRCVDLLLQRGLRLLGVDCPSVDERESSSLDVHHRLFAGGAWVLENLDLSGVAPGEYELVALPLRIDGLDAAPVRAALRALPATRTA, encoded by the coding sequence ATGAAGATCCCCGCCGTCCCGGACGCCCCACCTAACGACCGGGCGCTCCACGACATCAGCATCCTCCTGCGCCCGGGGACGCCCGAGTGGCCGGGCGACACGCCGTACGACTGCCGCTGGACGGCTCGCCGTGCCGGCGGGTCGAGCGTGAACCTGTCGTGCATCTCGGGGAGCCCGCACGTGGGGACGCACGCCGACGCGCCGTTGCACGTGCAGGATGGCTGGCCAGCCTCGCACCAGCTCCCGCTCGAAGCCTTTGTGGGGCGCTGCCGTGTGGTGGATGTCACATTGTCCGACGGCCCGCTCGACGTTGCGCAGTTGGGGCTGGCGGACGGCGAGCGCGTGCAACGCCTCCTCCTGCAAACCGGGCGTTGCATCGCGGCTGGCGCCTTCCCGGAGCGCTGGCCCGCGCTGGCCACGCGGTGCGTCGACCTGCTCCTGCAGCGCGGGCTCCGCCTCCTTGGCGTCGACTGTCCGTCGGTCGATGAGCGCGAGAGCAGCTCGCTCGACGTGCACCACCGCCTCTTTGCCGGCGGGGCCTGGGTGCTCGAGAATCTCGACCTGTCGGGTGTGGCGCCGGGGGAGTACGAGCTGGTCGCCCTCCCGCTCCGCATCGACGGGTTGGACGCCGCGCCGGTGCGCGCGGCGCTGCGTGCGCTTCCGGCGACCCGGACGGCATGA
- a CDS encoding ABC transporter permease translates to MIHDVLTVARKEWLEILDQLLRFKRGGWSVLVVILFLGVISPLQLGASWLTSPLMFFYWPLLTTSMTSTLIADSIAGERERHTLETLLASRLPDAAIVMGKILAAVLYGFTFATINLAIGWIVVNVRHFEGHLLTMPLSRIAAVFSLIAAGSFFIAGIGVFVSLRAATVRQAQQTFGIIILLLMMAPVLFAQLTTADFQVKVLATVGTLGVEALAFRIAAVIGALAVVLDVAAVQRFRRGKLALD, encoded by the coding sequence ATGATCCACGACGTGCTTACGGTGGCCCGCAAGGAATGGTTGGAGATCCTCGACCAGCTCCTGCGCTTCAAGCGCGGCGGGTGGTCGGTCCTGGTCGTCATCCTCTTCCTGGGCGTCATCTCGCCGTTGCAGCTGGGAGCGTCGTGGCTCACCTCGCCCCTCATGTTCTTCTACTGGCCGCTCCTCACCACCAGCATGACCTCGACGCTCATCGCCGACTCGATCGCCGGCGAGCGCGAACGCCACACGCTGGAAACGCTCCTCGCCTCGCGGCTCCCCGATGCCGCCATCGTGATGGGGAAGATCCTGGCGGCCGTCCTGTACGGCTTCACCTTCGCGACGATCAACCTCGCCATCGGCTGGATCGTGGTGAATGTGCGCCACTTCGAGGGGCACCTCCTCACCATGCCGCTGTCGCGCATTGCCGCCGTCTTCTCGCTCATAGCCGCCGGCTCGTTCTTCATCGCCGGTATCGGCGTCTTTGTCTCGCTCCGCGCGGCAACGGTGCGTCAGGCACAGCAAACGTTCGGCATCATCATCCTCCTCCTCATGATGGCGCCCGTCCTCTTTGCCCAACTCACCACCGCCGACTTCCAGGTGAAGGTCCTGGCCACCGTGGGCACGCTGGGGGTGGAAGCGCTCGCCTTCCGCATTGCCGCGGTCATCGGCGCACTCGCGGTGGTGCTGGACGTGGCGGCGGTGCAGCGATTCAGGCGGGGGAAGCTGGCGCTCGACTGA
- a CDS encoding ABC transporter permease — translation MLFADVLAMALAQIRANKLRSFFTLLGIIVSVAFLVAVTAIIQGMNAFVKENIADAMIGANTFQVRRTPINVGRISDDEISRINRRPKITPRDADAVKAAIPEAQAVSFQSGWPTPRADLVWRNQRIADVILFGVTEQFQLVQDYRVEAGRSLSDLDVAQRRAVIVVGHDVAEALFPGVSAVGRTVRVMGEQFEIVGVNAGKGRVLGQSFDTYVLMPTTRFEMLYGRRTTTVVSVKMEKADEVAPAMARAEEAMRVARGLRPSDENDFSIETSDALVAFWKTLTRLLFAIIPAMVSIGIVVGGIVIMNIMLMAVSERTHEIGIRKAVGARARDIERQFLWEAIVLATFGGVIGVGSGAAFAALIAAASPLPARVTAWSVVLSLALGTGVGILFGVYPARRAARLDPIAALRAE, via the coding sequence ATGCTGTTCGCCGACGTGCTCGCGATGGCGCTCGCACAGATCCGCGCCAACAAGCTGCGATCGTTCTTCACGCTGCTCGGCATCATCGTCTCCGTTGCCTTCCTCGTGGCAGTCACGGCGATCATCCAGGGGATGAATGCCTTCGTGAAGGAGAACATCGCCGACGCGATGATCGGGGCGAACACTTTCCAGGTGCGCCGCACACCCATCAACGTCGGTCGCATCAGCGACGACGAGATCTCGCGCATCAACCGGCGCCCCAAGATCACACCGCGCGACGCCGATGCGGTCAAGGCGGCGATTCCCGAGGCGCAGGCCGTCTCGTTCCAGTCGGGGTGGCCAACGCCGCGCGCCGACCTCGTCTGGCGCAACCAGCGCATTGCCGACGTCATCCTGTTTGGCGTGACCGAGCAGTTCCAACTGGTGCAGGACTACCGCGTCGAGGCGGGGCGCTCGCTCTCCGACCTCGACGTGGCGCAGCGCCGCGCGGTGATCGTCGTGGGGCACGACGTGGCGGAGGCGCTCTTTCCGGGGGTGAGCGCGGTGGGGCGCACGGTCCGCGTGATGGGTGAGCAGTTCGAGATTGTCGGCGTCAACGCCGGCAAGGGGCGCGTGCTGGGACAGTCGTTCGACACCTACGTCCTCATGCCGACCACGCGCTTCGAGATGCTGTACGGGCGTCGCACCACGACGGTGGTCAGCGTCAAGATGGAGAAGGCGGACGAGGTCGCACCGGCCATGGCGCGCGCCGAAGAGGCGATGCGCGTGGCGCGCGGCCTGCGCCCAAGCGACGAGAACGACTTCTCGATCGAGACGTCAGACGCGCTCGTTGCCTTCTGGAAGACGCTGACGCGTCTCCTCTTCGCGATTATCCCAGCGATGGTGTCGATCGGGATCGTGGTGGGGGGGATCGTCATCATGAACATCATGCTGATGGCGGTGAGCGAACGGACACATGAGATCGGGATACGCAAGGCGGTTGGGGCGCGCGCACGCGACATCGAGCGGCAGTTCCTGTGGGAGGCGATCGTCCTTGCGACATTTGGCGGGGTGATCGGCGTGGGGTCGGGAGCGGCGTTCGCGGCGCTCATTGCGGCGGCGTCTCCGCTGCCGGCGCGCGTGACGGCGTGGTCGGTGGTGCTGTCGCTGGCGCTGGGGACGGGGGTGGGAATCCTGTTCGGCGTCTATCCGGCGCGCCGCGCGGCGCGCCTGGACCCGATTGCCGCGCTGCGCGCCGAGTAG
- the mnmA gene encoding tRNA 2-thiouridine(34) synthase MnmA: MTARGRVLVAMSGGVDSSVAAALLRAQGYDVVGATMKLFCHGDDLPDRPCCSLDSVNDARRVCESLGVPHYVLNLESAFGHDVVDNFVQEYAAGRTPIPCVRCNTFTKFRDLLRKADAIDAEWIATGHYARVVDGALHRGVDLSKDQTYFLWGIDRAVVRRMLLPVGHQTKSETREVARSLGLLVADKVESQDICFVPDGDHTRIIRQRLGDDAPALARGPIRLADGRVVGEHDGYARYTIGQRRGVPGGFAEPMFVIAIHPGERAVVIGPREALLGRGVVAREVNWLVDRPAVGARLQVQVRHRAPAAAGEIIRLDGDEVELALDEPVSAITPGQSLVLYDGCRVLGGGFIERAAGARGGLPVRAA, encoded by the coding sequence ATGACGGCGCGCGGGCGGGTACTCGTCGCGATGTCGGGCGGCGTCGATTCCTCGGTCGCCGCGGCGCTGCTGCGCGCGCAGGGCTACGACGTGGTGGGGGCGACGATGAAGCTCTTCTGCCACGGCGACGACCTCCCGGACCGCCCGTGCTGTTCGCTGGACTCGGTGAACGATGCCCGTCGCGTCTGCGAATCGTTGGGGGTGCCGCACTACGTCCTCAACCTCGAGAGCGCCTTCGGGCACGACGTGGTCGACAACTTCGTGCAGGAGTACGCGGCCGGCCGCACGCCGATTCCCTGCGTGCGGTGCAACACCTTCACCAAGTTCCGCGACCTGTTGCGCAAGGCCGACGCCATCGACGCCGAGTGGATCGCCACCGGGCACTATGCGCGCGTGGTCGATGGCGCGTTGCACCGTGGCGTGGACCTGTCGAAGGACCAGACCTACTTCCTGTGGGGGATCGATCGCGCCGTCGTGCGGCGCATGCTGCTCCCGGTGGGGCACCAGACCAAGTCGGAGACGCGTGAGGTCGCCCGCTCGTTAGGCCTCCTGGTCGCCGACAAGGTCGAGTCGCAGGACATCTGCTTCGTGCCCGACGGCGATCACACGCGCATCATCCGCCAGCGGCTGGGCGACGACGCGCCGGCGCTGGCGCGCGGCCCCATCCGCCTGGCCGACGGGCGCGTGGTGGGGGAGCATGACGGCTACGCGCGCTACACCATCGGGCAGCGGCGCGGTGTGCCGGGCGGCTTCGCCGAGCCGATGTTCGTGATTGCCATCCACCCGGGGGAGCGGGCGGTGGTGATTGGTCCGCGTGAGGCCTTGCTGGGGCGCGGCGTGGTGGCGCGCGAGGTGAACTGGCTCGTCGACCGTCCGGCGGTGGGGGCACGCCTGCAGGTGCAAGTGCGTCATCGTGCGCCGGCGGCCGCCGGCGAGATCATCCGCCTCGATGGCGACGAGGTGGAGCTGGCACTGGACGAGCCGGTGTCGGCGATCACGCCGGGGCAGTCGCTGGTGCTGTACGACGGCTGCCGAGTGTTAGGGGGTGGGTTCATCGAGCGCGCGGCGGGGGCGCGGGGGGGGCTGCCTGTGCGGGCGGCGTAG
- a CDS encoding ABC transporter ATP-binding protein: MTPPAIRVSALVRDFPKVRALDRLTFEVPRGVVFGFLGPNGAGKTTVIRVLLGLLDPTEGSTEVFGLDPRTHGGEVRAQAGALLEHNGVYERLSALQNVDFYARAWRMPRRERQGRIRELLSQFGLWDRRDEPVGGWSRGMKQKLAIARAVLHRPPLVFLDEPTAGLDPVASASLRDDLVKLAQQEGVTIFLTTHNLAEAERLCALVGVIRKGRLLDFGAPHALRAAHGAAVVHVAGSGLDDAMVDALAASAAVAGVERRGDGLAVRIAPGGDVPTIVAWLVTRGVRIEEVRPDRASFEDVFLELVTSDAPAGEGNGTVRPEGRR; the protein is encoded by the coding sequence ATGACGCCTCCCGCCATTCGCGTCTCGGCGCTCGTGCGCGACTTTCCCAAGGTTCGCGCGCTCGACCGCCTCACCTTCGAGGTCCCGCGTGGTGTGGTCTTCGGCTTCCTGGGGCCTAACGGCGCGGGGAAGACCACCGTCATTCGCGTCCTCCTGGGGCTTCTCGATCCCACCGAGGGGAGCACCGAGGTGTTCGGGCTGGATCCGCGCACGCACGGCGGCGAGGTGCGTGCGCAGGCGGGGGCGCTGCTCGAGCACAACGGCGTGTACGAACGCCTGTCGGCGTTGCAGAACGTCGACTTCTACGCCAGGGCGTGGCGCATGCCGAGGCGCGAGCGCCAGGGGCGCATCCGCGAGCTGCTGTCGCAGTTTGGGCTCTGGGACCGTCGTGACGAGCCCGTTGGGGGGTGGAGTCGCGGGATGAAGCAGAAGCTGGCCATCGCGCGCGCCGTCCTGCATCGTCCGCCGCTGGTCTTCCTCGACGAGCCAACCGCCGGGCTCGACCCCGTGGCGTCGGCGTCGCTCCGTGACGACCTCGTGAAGCTCGCGCAGCAGGAAGGGGTCACGATCTTCCTCACCACGCACAACCTGGCGGAAGCGGAACGGTTGTGTGCGCTGGTCGGCGTGATCCGGAAGGGGCGACTGCTCGATTTCGGGGCGCCGCACGCGCTGCGGGCTGCACACGGGGCGGCGGTCGTGCACGTCGCGGGGAGCGGGCTCGACGACGCGATGGTCGACGCGCTGGCGGCGAGCGCCGCGGTGGCTGGCGTGGAGCGCCGCGGCGACGGGCTCGCCGTGCGTATTGCGCCTGGCGGCGACGTCCCAACGATCGTGGCCTGGCTCGTCACGCGCGGCGTGCGCATCGAGGAAGTGCGCCCCGACCGCGCGTCGTTCGAGGACGTCTTCCTCGAGCTGGTCACCAGCGACGCCCCGGCCGGCGAGGGGAACGGCACCGTGCGCCCGGAGGGGCGGCGATGA
- a CDS encoding ABC transporter permease, producing MRILDQLQENVVIALEAMRAAKLRAGLTILGVVIGVSSVMSMATIVNGIQGQIVSTIEKAGPRIFYVFKAYNEMPVNPDAIPAWIRIRPDLQLREADRIAQLPEVQYAGMWGIVQGRLEFGDVRTQPNRIYGADDHFTDVIGGELVLGRWFSRQEMASGANVAVIPEDLARDMFGRRNPLGNVIRVGGRPAEVIGLYVPADNIFQPPGVSVSAIIPFRMADQQYALDKSNAVFIAVKGRETVSVPAVQEAVMVALREMRRLRPADKNNFDFVTQDQILQIFNRLTGAFFLVMVSLSSVGLLVGGIGVMAIMMVSVTSRTREIGVRKALGATRRDIMLQFLFEAATLTGIGGLIGIVFGLVVGRVAAMMVGAAAPTPIGITVIAVLVSIGIGLVFGLIPARRAARLDPVEALRYE from the coding sequence ATGCGCATCCTCGACCAGCTGCAAGAGAATGTGGTCATCGCCCTCGAGGCGATGCGAGCCGCCAAGCTTCGCGCCGGGCTCACGATCCTCGGCGTGGTGATCGGCGTGAGCTCGGTGATGTCGATGGCGACGATCGTCAACGGCATCCAGGGGCAGATCGTCTCGACGATCGAGAAGGCCGGGCCACGCATCTTCTACGTGTTCAAGGCATACAACGAGATGCCGGTGAACCCGGACGCGATCCCCGCCTGGATCCGGATTCGTCCCGACCTCCAACTACGGGAAGCGGATCGCATTGCCCAGCTTCCCGAGGTGCAGTACGCCGGCATGTGGGGCATCGTGCAGGGGCGCCTCGAGTTCGGCGACGTGCGCACGCAACCCAACCGCATCTACGGCGCCGACGACCACTTCACCGACGTCATTGGCGGGGAGCTGGTGCTGGGGCGCTGGTTCTCGCGGCAGGAGATGGCGTCGGGAGCGAACGTGGCGGTGATTCCGGAGGACCTGGCGCGCGACATGTTCGGGCGGCGCAATCCGCTGGGGAACGTGATCCGCGTGGGCGGGCGTCCCGCCGAGGTGATCGGGCTCTACGTCCCGGCGGACAACATCTTCCAGCCGCCGGGCGTCTCGGTCTCGGCCATCATCCCGTTCCGCATGGCCGACCAGCAGTACGCGCTGGACAAGTCGAACGCCGTCTTCATCGCGGTGAAGGGGCGCGAGACGGTCTCGGTGCCGGCGGTGCAGGAGGCGGTGATGGTCGCCCTGCGCGAGATGCGGCGACTGCGACCGGCCGACAAGAACAACTTCGACTTCGTCACGCAGGACCAGATCCTCCAGATCTTCAATCGACTCACCGGCGCCTTCTTCCTCGTGATGGTATCGCTGTCCTCGGTTGGGCTCCTGGTGGGGGGGATCGGGGTGATGGCGATCATGATGGTCTCCGTCACGTCGCGCACGCGCGAGATCGGCGTGCGCAAGGCGTTAGGCGCCACGCGCCGCGACATCATGCTCCAGTTCCTCTTCGAGGCGGCGACGCTCACCGGAATCGGGGGGCTGATCGGAATCGTCTTTGGCCTGGTGGTCGGGCGGGTGGCGGCGATGATGGTGGGCGCGGCCGCCCCCACGCCGATCGGGATCACCGTGATCGCCGTCCTCGTCTCGATCGGCATTGGCCTCGTCTTTGGCCTCATCCCCGCCCGGCGCGCGGCGAGGCTCGACCCGGTCGAAGCGCTGCGCTACGAGTGA
- a CDS encoding cysteine desulfurase: MRIPVYLDHAATTPVRQEVLEAMLPFFGPRFGNPSSMHKWGREARTALDEARERVARTLGANADEICFTSGGTEGDNLAVLGSWRALRATRPAVVSTTIEHKAVLAAVHEVAHQGGEERMVEVDGAGLVRREAYDAAMDDSVALTSVMWVNNEIGVVQDMAPLVERAKAVGALFHTDAVQAFGKVAIDARTLPFDSLTISGHKIGAPKGIGAMFIRRGTPLVPLMFGGTQDRGRRPGTENVAMAVGLARAAELAVEEREASWAKLEALRDRLEAALLARIPDALVHGQGAPRAPHILNLSVPGTDSESLLMALDLQGVACSAGSACQSGSVTPSHVLSALGVEPRVGAAAVRMSLGALTTDEGIARVAELFPALVDKARRLSGQVA, translated from the coding sequence ATGCGCATTCCTGTCTATCTCGATCACGCCGCCACCACTCCTGTTCGCCAGGAAGTGCTCGAGGCGATGCTTCCCTTCTTCGGGCCGCGCTTCGGCAATCCTTCCAGCATGCACAAGTGGGGACGGGAGGCCCGGACGGCGCTCGACGAGGCGCGGGAGCGCGTGGCGCGCACGCTTGGCGCCAACGCTGACGAGATCTGCTTCACCTCCGGCGGGACGGAGGGGGACAACCTGGCGGTGCTCGGCAGTTGGCGCGCGCTGCGGGCCACGCGCCCGGCGGTCGTCTCCACCACCATCGAGCACAAGGCCGTCCTTGCCGCGGTGCATGAGGTCGCGCACCAGGGGGGCGAGGAGCGGATGGTCGAGGTCGACGGCGCAGGGCTGGTGCGGCGCGAGGCGTACGACGCGGCGATGGACGACTCCGTGGCCCTAACGAGTGTGATGTGGGTGAACAACGAGATCGGTGTGGTGCAGGACATGGCGCCGCTGGTCGAGCGCGCCAAGGCGGTGGGGGCGCTCTTCCACACCGACGCGGTGCAGGCGTTCGGGAAGGTGGCGATCGACGCGCGCACGCTGCCGTTCGACTCGCTCACCATTTCCGGGCACAAGATCGGCGCGCCGAAGGGGATCGGGGCGATGTTCATCCGGCGCGGCACGCCGCTGGTTCCCCTGATGTTCGGCGGTACGCAGGATCGCGGTCGCCGGCCGGGGACGGAGAACGTGGCGATGGCGGTCGGACTGGCGCGCGCGGCCGAGTTGGCGGTCGAGGAGCGCGAGGCATCGTGGGCGAAGCTGGAGGCGCTGCGCGATCGACTCGAGGCGGCGCTCCTCGCGCGCATCCCGGACGCGCTGGTGCATGGGCAGGGGGCACCGCGCGCGCCGCACATCCTCAACCTGTCCGTGCCAGGGACCGACAGCGAGTCGCTGCTCATGGCGCTCGACCTGCAAGGCGTGGCGTGTTCGGCGGGGTCGGCGTGCCAGAGCGGGAGCGTGACGCCGTCGCACGTCCTGTCGGCGTTAGGCGTCGAGCCGCGCGTTGGCGCGGCGGCGGTGCGCATGTCGCTTGGCGCCCTCACCACCGACGAGGGCATCGCGCGCGTGGCCGAGCTCTTCCCGGCCCTGGTCGACAAGGCCCGACGGTTGAGCGGGCAGGTCGCCTGA
- a CDS encoding ABC transporter permease: MKSSFAASLQATLEGVAIALDAIRANKVRAALTILGVAVGVFVVVAMAATIHGVTLSFQSDLDAFGGDAFMVRRNDVGINACDGTEENCPEWRYPSITMEEWRAINALPSVGAASPWLFGNASIRYMDTSFESVNLEAYGAEWLTTDGGDIYPGRNYTEKEASNAAPVAILNDTLAKKLFGQSDPIGKQVMVDGQQFSVIGIYQTRAGFLKSLDGRGPETPKIITPAETARRRLNVWMRGMMVNVKPRAGFTRGEAMDEVTATMRAMRGLRPSQQNNFFLVGQDKIADTFNKIFGALFLVMLVLSAVGLLVGGVGVVAIMMISVTERTREIGVRKALGATRRTILWQFLVEGATLTSIGAGVGLIAGGLLAIGIRSWTSIPATVPLPAIVASLVASAFTGILFGMAPAARAANLDPVEALRYE; this comes from the coding sequence ATGAAGTCGTCGTTTGCCGCCTCGCTGCAGGCCACGCTGGAAGGCGTCGCCATCGCGCTGGACGCCATTCGCGCCAACAAGGTGCGCGCCGCGCTCACCATCCTTGGCGTCGCCGTCGGCGTCTTCGTCGTCGTCGCCATGGCGGCGACCATCCACGGCGTCACGCTCTCGTTCCAGTCGGACCTCGACGCCTTTGGCGGCGACGCCTTCATGGTGCGCCGCAACGACGTCGGGATCAACGCCTGCGACGGAACGGAGGAGAACTGTCCCGAGTGGCGCTATCCGTCCATCACCATGGAGGAATGGCGCGCCATCAACGCGCTCCCCTCGGTTGGTGCCGCGTCGCCATGGCTCTTCGGCAACGCCTCCATTCGCTACATGGACACGTCGTTCGAGTCGGTGAACCTCGAGGCGTACGGCGCCGAGTGGCTCACGACAGACGGCGGCGACATCTATCCGGGGCGCAACTACACCGAGAAGGAAGCATCCAACGCGGCCCCCGTCGCGATCCTCAACGACACGCTCGCCAAGAAGCTGTTCGGCCAGTCGGACCCCATCGGCAAGCAGGTCATGGTCGACGGACAGCAGTTCTCCGTCATTGGCATCTACCAGACGCGCGCCGGCTTCCTCAAGTCGCTGGACGGGCGCGGTCCCGAGACGCCCAAGATCATCACCCCCGCCGAAACGGCGCGCCGCCGCCTCAACGTGTGGATGCGCGGGATGATGGTGAACGTGAAGCCGCGCGCCGGTTTCACGCGCGGCGAAGCGATGGACGAGGTCACGGCGACGATGCGCGCCATGCGCGGGCTGCGTCCGTCGCAACAGAACAACTTCTTCCTCGTGGGTCAGGACAAGATCGCCGATACCTTCAACAAGATCTTCGGCGCGCTCTTCCTGGTCATGCTCGTCCTCTCGGCCGTGGGGCTGCTGGTGGGCGGCGTTGGCGTGGTGGCGATCATGATGATCTCCGTCACCGAGCGCACGCGAGAAATCGGGGTGCGCAAGGCGCTCGGCGCCACACGGCGCACGATCCTGTGGCAGTTCCTCGTGGAGGGTGCGACGCTCACCAGCATCGGCGCCGGCGTGGGTCTCATCGCCGGCGGGCTGCTGGCCATCGGGATCCGGTCATGGACCTCGATTCCCGCCACCGTCCCCCTCCCTGCCATCGTCGCCTCGCTGGTGGCCAGCGCCTTCACCGGTATCCTGTTCGGGATGGCACCGGCGGCGCGCGCCGCGAACCTCGATCCGGTCGAAGCGCTGCGCTACGAGTAG
- the bshB1 gene encoding bacillithiol biosynthesis deacetylase BshB1 has product MPLDLLAIVAHPDDAELTCGGTLIKAARAGRRTGILDLTAGEMGSRGTPALRAAEAAEANAILGVATREQLALPDSGITNTPETRRLVARALRQLQPRIVIAPAPAPFGRHPDHRVAAELIRDATFVAGLRKLEDDLAPFRPHKVVHCITYREDYLKPTFVVDITETFDDKLAAIRCYGSQFDDAVQAGEVYPNGEPLYEIVRHQAAHYGSLIRTRYGEPFYTTETMRVDDLTTLDVSTF; this is encoded by the coding sequence ATGCCACTCGACCTCCTGGCGATCGTCGCTCATCCCGACGACGCGGAACTCACCTGCGGCGGGACGCTGATCAAGGCGGCGCGCGCGGGGCGGCGCACGGGTATCCTCGACCTCACGGCCGGTGAGATGGGGTCGCGGGGGACGCCCGCGCTGCGCGCCGCGGAAGCGGCCGAGGCCAACGCGATCCTCGGCGTCGCCACGCGCGAGCAGCTCGCGCTCCCCGATTCGGGGATCACGAACACGCCGGAGACACGGCGCCTCGTGGCGCGTGCCCTCCGCCAGTTGCAACCACGCATCGTCATCGCGCCGGCCCCCGCCCCCTTTGGCCGCCACCCCGACCATCGCGTTGCGGCTGAACTGATCCGCGACGCGACCTTCGTTGCCGGGCTGCGCAAGCTCGAGGACGACCTCGCCCCGTTCCGCCCGCACAAGGTCGTGCACTGCATCACCTACCGCGAGGACTACCTCAAGCCGACGTTCGTGGTCGACATCACCGAGACGTTCGACGACAAGCTGGCCGCCATCCGCTGCTATGGCTCGCAGTTCGACGACGCGGTGCAGGCAGGTGAGGTGTACCCCAACGGCGAGCCGCTGTACGAGATCGTGCGGCACCAGGCGGCGCATTACGGCTCGCTCATTCGCACGCGATACGGCGAACCGTTCTACACGACCGAGACCATGCGCGTCGACGACCTCACGACGCTCGACGTCTCGACGTTCTGA
- a CDS encoding ABC transporter permease, with product MPFLEAVRLAFAQIRVQKLKSFFTLLGVMIGVMFLIAVVSIVEGMSRYVQEDFAGALLGVNTFTLRRAGGEFGDHSEAEWREMQRRPRLYKSEVDEVRAVLPASMLSSIENMTFAYASSPFARPKQVQTVTAEETYFTLKKYKLSSGRAFTAQEVTLGSKVVVIGSEAATHFFPGLDPLGRELRMGGTSFQVIGVIEPQGSVFGFSLDRLAIAPYTSSLARVTNPRGDVRAFVVQSPNPVILNEAMEEVRALMRGIRHLGPGQKDNFTVESSATAMQFFNELKGKLIAFGTALPAIGLIVGALVIMNIMLVAVAERTREIGIRKALGARRRDIMRQFLVEAASLSVLGAAIGIALGIAIAKLIAAVSPLPAGVAYWSIPAAVVLGAGVGIVAGIYPASRAARLDPIAALRQE from the coding sequence GTGCCGTTTCTCGAGGCAGTCCGGCTCGCCTTTGCCCAGATTCGCGTCCAGAAGCTGAAGAGCTTCTTCACCCTGCTCGGGGTGATGATCGGCGTCATGTTCCTCATCGCCGTCGTCAGCATCGTGGAGGGGATGAGCCGCTATGTGCAGGAGGACTTTGCCGGCGCGCTGCTTGGAGTGAACACGTTCACGCTGCGGCGCGCCGGCGGCGAGTTTGGCGATCACTCCGAGGCGGAGTGGCGCGAGATGCAGCGCCGGCCGCGCCTCTACAAGTCCGAAGTGGACGAGGTGCGCGCCGTCCTTCCCGCCAGCATGCTCTCGTCGATCGAGAACATGACGTTTGCCTACGCGTCGTCGCCGTTCGCGCGCCCCAAGCAGGTGCAAACGGTCACCGCCGAGGAGACGTACTTCACGCTGAAGAAGTACAAGCTCTCCTCCGGCCGCGCCTTCACGGCGCAGGAAGTGACGCTGGGGAGCAAGGTGGTCGTGATCGGCTCGGAGGCGGCGACGCACTTCTTCCCCGGCCTCGACCCGCTCGGGCGCGAACTGCGCATGGGCGGGACGAGCTTTCAGGTGATCGGCGTCATCGAGCCGCAGGGATCGGTGTTCGGCTTCTCGCTCGATCGCCTCGCGATTGCCCCGTACACCTCGTCGCTGGCGCGCGTCACCAATCCGCGCGGCGACGTGCGCGCCTTCGTGGTGCAGTCGCCCAACCCGGTCATCCTCAACGAGGCCATGGAGGAAGTGCGCGCCCTGATGCGCGGCATTCGCCACCTGGGGCCGGGGCAGAAGGACAACTTCACCGTCGAGTCGTCGGCCACGGCGATGCAGTTCTTCAATGAGCTCAAGGGGAAGCTGATTGCCTTCGGTACCGCGCTGCCCGCCATTGGGCTCATCGTCGGCGCGCTGGTGATCATGAACATCATGCTGGTGGCGGTGGCCGAGCGCACGCGCGAGATCGGGATCCGCAAGGCGTTAGGCGCCCGGCGGCGCGACATCATGCGGCAGTTCCTGGTGGAAGCGGCGTCGTTGAGCGTGCTGGGCGCAGCCATCGGGATCGCGTTAGGCATCGCCATCGCCAAGCTCATCGCCGCCGTGTCGCCGCTCCCCGCCGGCGTCGCCTACTGGTCCATCCCCGCCGCCGTCGTCCTCGGCGCCGGCGTCGGGATCGTCGCGGGGATCTACCCCGCCAGCCGCGCCGCGCGGCTCGACCCCATCGCTGCCCTGCGCCAGGAATGA